One Aegilops tauschii subsp. strangulata cultivar AL8/78 chromosome 2, Aet v6.0, whole genome shotgun sequence genomic window, AGCTTCTCTAGATATATGTATCAGGTACCGGTGAGCTCAAGCATTGCCGTCGGCTGGGCCGAGGATCATTGCTGGTCGATCAGTTTGACAGATCAGGTGAACCTCCTCCCACCGGTGCCCGTGGGACGCTGGCAGTTGAAGTACACGGCAGCGACGGGCTTGCCGAGGTTGAAGCGGCGCGCGAAGCTGCGCGAGTTGAAGCTCTGGCGTGCCTGCGGCGCGAACACCGTCCCCCGCCCCAGCTGCTGGTACAGAACCAGCACCATGCGGTGGATGCCCATGGTAGGGCTTGGGCTCTCGTATGGCACGACCTCTTTTCCTGCCAGTTCATCAAAGAGTAAGGGAATTCAGATAAGTTAACTGTTAAGCCTGCGCTTTCCCCGGAAAATGGAATAAATAGCATGTGCTTTTGTGGGTTTTACTGTATTTGTGTCCTTTCTTGGCATCATTAATTTGTAGTACTATTTTGCAGTAAGGTGGGATATGTGGAAAATAGCAACTATAAAGCGGTTCAAGGGCGTACATGTATTATTTTGTTCACTGATTGAAGTACATGCCAGATTTTTTCTCTTCCTACCCTAATTAACATGGACGAGTTGGTAGTTGGTTACTTGTAATCACAGAAAATGAACGTCAAGTACGTAAGGTCTATCATAAAATGTTGTATTATTTGAGCGTTAAAATGGCAGTTGCTGTATTGCAACATTGTGTGTTTTGCCATGTAGAAAAACCAATGTATGCTAATTTGGCAAAGTCACATGGTACTGAATATACATATGTGTAAAACAATATTGACGAGTAATTAAGTACTGAAAAATTGAACAACATGACAAAGACCTCTCAAATAAATTGCAGAGAATATATTTTTCAGCAGCATTTCACGAGTACCTTATGCAACCATTGCAACATTGCACTAGTTGATGTGATAAATATTTTGCAGTAAATAAGAAACCATTTTCCTTGCATCATGCTTTTACAAATATGATCACAAAGTAATACAATTCATACATCCTAAAGATGAAATCATTAAATTTATGTTTTAATAATAAACGTATGAACTCACTTTTAGTTAAGCCACATATTGCAATATTTTGATTTAACATCATCTGATACACACTATACAGATCTACTGCTTTGTTAACTAAGGTGTATCACATATTAAGATAAGAAGTAAAAAAAATCATATATCATAATATACAATATCCCAGTTTAAGCACTAAGTATAAGCTCGAGCGTCACTATGGAACACCACCTGAGATACTAGTACCTAATATGGACCGTTTGGCAAGAAGCTTGAATGAAAACCTGAGCATTAGGAAAAGTAATTTTGATGTACTCACCAAAGCTATCGTTTGTTGATGATGGGATATCAGTCACCATCCTGCGCAtacccaaaataaaataaaattagaGCAGTCCATCAACATATAGTTGTGGCCCAACAAAAACGTGCATGCGGTAAAATATGACAACACATGTAAGAGTAATGGCTTACCAGTGCAGGTACTCCCTCAGGGTTGGGTTGCTGGGATTAGGCGCATCAGGATCCACCATAACCTATTTGATTTACAATTACACAAGCACATGGTCAACATGTTAGGGGATAAAAAATAACCTAGCTATAATTTGGATTGGGCTACCAACAAACAAGTTCAAGCAACATGCAACAACGAGCTTGTTTGGTGAAGCCATTAGTCTCCCAAACTCTCTCAAGTTCATACCATGGCCATACACGTATGGCCTACCATCAATGGAGTACTCTTTCGGGTTCAAAGTGGTAGGCTTACTAGAGTATAGGCCACACGAAAATCATCACCGCCTATCTCAACGTTGGGTTTCAGAGAGACTGCTGGCGAGCGAAACTCCATGCCATTGAACACAGGCCTCCCATCATACATCACAGTTAGAGGCACCGAGCTAACAAATGGGTCTAGAACATCTCCAACTATCTGTGCCCTTGTCAAGGAGTCATTCGCCATAATATTTTGGAGTCTCAGAGCAAGTGTATACACTATTGAACTACAAAAGCTTGAGAAATTACATGGGGTTGGGGACTATTTATAGTCTTTGAGAGAGCTCTAAGATGACACACACATGCACGTGTGATTCGCGTTCTAATAATTAGAATATCACTATGTTGATCTACTTTCGACAAGATGCCCTTCTACTTGTCAGCATTTTAGACATTATTCCTTCGTCTTGCTAGTGTTCTCAGCGCCATCTCTCCTTCTCGCGATAAGAGCATATGTAACAAATGTTTGGGAATCGCATATATCCTTTCCATATCAGTTATATGGAATTATATATCTTTTGTTCTTCTATGCATCACATTCCACGAGGAAGATCTCTACTTCTGACTTTACATGGTATCATTGGCAATTGACGATATATTACTTGGCTAGCTCGGTGTCGATCAGGCCCTGGTGCTTGATATAGTACTTATACATAAGTTACGATCTGTTTGGTTCTTTACAGCGAACAACCGGTTATATATATTATTGAGTGCTGTTATACTTATTAAATTTAACTCTGACAGGGAGTAGACATGTACAAATGGACAAAACATATGTGATATTTAGGCCTTTCAATTTGTTGCTTTTATCTATGCATGTTTAATATTGCTCTCGGTGGTAGTGTTTGTCAGTATATCATTTTCTTCTTCATCCACATTTGTAAAAAAAATATAGTCCATTAATTTGTTGGATCTAACATACAGCTATGAAGAGTGATAATGCTTAACATGCACATGTACAAACAGAGAATCACTACTGTTGAGAACATATTCCAGCATGAGGTTTGTGCCCATGAGCTCATGCACCTTTGGAAGTGGCATGTGCAGCTGATGCTTCGATGCCTTCTTCGAACAGCTCTTCAGTTTGTCCCACAAAACTAAAAAATATGGCAACATTAATTGATAGACGGCAACCCGGAGGAAGGAAGTACTCCATCCTCTAAGAAAGCAACGAATGGCTATGGTACATGAAAACTCATGCATAACTTATTGGAAAAAATGTGACCACCTGAGTAATTTACAAAACGCCGGCATAATTCGACATGTTTGTTTTCTACCGTTCCGATACATATGGCAATAAACTTACGCAAACTTCTGCATCCATACAAATTATAACATGAAATGCGTTCTTCTTCTTTTTGCGGGGACCATGAAATGTATTCATGGTTTTCAATCATGAAAACACAATTCTATTTCAAATAGAAAAAATATATTTGCATTTCTTAGAGAATTCTAATCAGAGATCTTTCTTAAAGGCTTCTGTGCAAAGTAAGTTCTAATACAACATTACTTTTTTCGTGAAAATGCCAAAAGCCATATGTTAAGTAGCACATGCCCTTGGAAAATACCCTTACAAAAATTTAAAAATACGCCAAAATCATTAGGGGCGTAAAAAAATTTGTTCCTCCTGCATCCATCAACGGGGCACCGTGAGCAAAACTCGTTGCCACCTCTGGGCCTATCAAACTTGTCAGGAGCTTGTAAAAGCAATGGCCGAGAAGTCGTCG contains:
- the LOC109773196 gene encoding protein FLOWERINGUS T 1, with protein sequence MANDSLTRAQIVGDVLDPFVSSVPLTVMYDGRPVFNGMEFRSPAVSLKPNVEIGGDDFRVAYTLVMVDPDAPNPSNPTLREYLHWMVTDIPSSTNDSFGKEVVPYESPSPTMGIHRMVLVLYQQLGRGTVFAPQARQSFNSRSFARRFNLGKPVAAVYFNCQRPTGTGGRRFT